In Xenorhabdus nematophila ATCC 19061, one DNA window encodes the following:
- a CDS encoding YlcI/YnfO family protein: MATGSKNAKSQQLNARFPHEVVEEMEKYIEEGENKAQFIVTSVKAEIKRRQRRAKVSSEQ, encoded by the coding sequence ATGGCAACTGGTTCCAAGAACGCTAAGTCACAACAACTGAATGCAAGATTCCCACATGAAGTTGTTGAAGAGATGGAAAAATATATTGAAGAAGGTGAAAATAAAGCACAATTTATCGTTACTTCCGTTAAAGCTGAAATCAAACGCCGCCAACGCAGAGCCAAGGTATCATCTGAGCAATAA
- a CDS encoding ogr/Delta-like zinc finger family protein, protein MRVLKIICPECGAQATMSKTNRKHPEISDLYCVCADIECGYRFVMNLTFSHTLSPSAKTGDKLLRTVINNLNPQQCQAALDLLKVAGH, encoded by the coding sequence ATGCGCGTGTTAAAAATCATTTGCCCCGAATGTGGTGCCCAAGCAACCATGAGTAAAACAAACCGGAAACATCCTGAAATCTCAGATCTTTATTGTGTATGTGCTGATATTGAGTGTGGTTATCGATTTGTCATGAATTTGACTTTTTCCCATACATTGAGTCCCAGCGCCAAAACGGGTGACAAATTGTTGCGGACCGTCATTAATAACCTTAATCCCCAGCAATGTCAGGCTGCACTCGATTTATTGAAAGTTGCCGGGCATTAA
- a CDS encoding MFS transporter — MKLLRKNDSAFVPVAGLTVFAIASGYLMSLIPLSMASFSIDTVYASWLASAYYVGLLIGSMMIEPVIAKIGHRLSFIAFLILLTATVIVLPFFPNKEIWLIVRCIAGIAVAGIFVVVESWLLIGDNPKERAKRLSFYMTSLYGGTTLGQLLIGSIGTQGMLPFMAVSALLLLAILPPLLVRHGQPPSLHHQSLSLKKISRFGKPAIVGCMTSGIVMGTIYGLMPLSLSQSHFNADQVGVLMAAIVLGGMVIQPIISRLSVIINKTFLLAMVSLLGVFAVGMTYLFDHYIVTIVALALLGMSSFALYPIAITLACDKLDSSYIVAASQVMLLSYSIGSAVGPLGAGHIMLQHYFRAQHTGLMSFFFIVLLATAIYMLLASLRRKDRVLAS; from the coding sequence GTGAAACTGCTGCGCAAGAATGACAGTGCATTTGTACCTGTCGCGGGCTTGACTGTTTTTGCAATTGCTTCTGGTTACTTAATGAGCTTAATTCCTTTGTCGATGGCAAGTTTCAGCATTGATACGGTTTATGCCAGTTGGTTGGCCAGTGCTTATTACGTCGGTTTATTAATAGGATCAATGATGATTGAACCTGTGATTGCAAAAATCGGTCACCGTCTTTCATTTATTGCTTTTCTGATACTTTTAACCGCAACAGTCATTGTGTTACCTTTTTTTCCGAATAAAGAGATCTGGCTGATTGTCCGCTGTATAGCCGGCATCGCCGTTGCCGGGATCTTTGTCGTGGTAGAGTCTTGGCTGTTGATTGGTGATAATCCCAAAGAGCGTGCCAAACGCTTAAGTTTTTACATGACATCCCTCTATGGCGGAACCACTTTGGGTCAATTGTTGATAGGCTCCATCGGTACTCAGGGAATGCTCCCTTTCATGGCTGTTTCAGCCCTGCTTCTATTAGCCATTTTGCCACCATTACTTGTACGTCACGGGCAACCGCCTTCGCTGCATCACCAGAGCTTGTCGCTGAAAAAAATCTCCCGGTTTGGTAAGCCCGCCATTGTTGGCTGCATGACGTCCGGGATTGTTATGGGCACTATCTATGGTCTGATGCCTTTATCGCTCAGTCAGAGCCATTTCAACGCCGATCAGGTTGGTGTGTTGATGGCAGCAATTGTTTTGGGTGGAATGGTTATACAACCGATTATCAGCAGATTGTCTGTTATCATAAACAAGACTTTCCTATTGGCAATGGTGTCATTATTGGGTGTCTTCGCCGTGGGAATGACATACCTGTTTGACCATTACATTGTGACGATTGTGGCCTTGGCGCTTTTGGGTATGTCCTCTTTTGCGCTGTATCCAATCGCTATCACTCTCGCGTGTGACAAACTGGACTCATCCTATATTGTGGCAGCAAGCCAAGTGATGCTATTAAGTTACAGTATTGGTTCGGCTGTGGGTCCATTGGGAGCAGGGCATATTATGCTGCAACACTATTTTCGTGCCCAGCACACAGGATTAATGAGTTTCTTCTTTATTGTCTTGCTGGCGACGGCCATTTATATGCTGTTAGCGAGTTTGCGCCGTAAAGACAGAGTATTGGCAAGCTAA
- a CDS encoding putative phage tail assembly chaperone, protein MNKENKVVTLVIGGNEIKFEPNIIAYNSMINDMTMDNKIVPVVTYLRCIIQPASKSALDKLLQIPGAAMQLVEKINSEYAPKLEIEIKN, encoded by the coding sequence ATGAATAAAGAGAATAAAGTTGTTACTTTAGTTATTGGTGGTAATGAAATTAAATTTGAACCGAATATCATTGCCTATAATAGTATGATTAACGATATGACAATGGATAATAAAATTGTGCCGGTAGTCACTTATTTACGCTGTATTATTCAGCCTGCCTCTAAATCTGCATTGGATAAATTATTGCAAATTCCCGGTGCGGCAATGCAATTGGTTGAAAAAATCAATTCAGAATATGCACCAAAACTGGAAATTGAAATAAAAAACTAA
- a CDS encoding helix-turn-helix domain-containing protein, producing the protein MSQLQALKAKALQNPDVKQAYDELNDEFELINTLLSMRTEAKLTQQQVADRMGTKESNISRLEKGKSNPTLSTLVNYAKACGFQLDFSYRRNS; encoded by the coding sequence ATGAGTCAACTACAAGCCCTTAAAGCTAAAGCATTACAAAACCCAGACGTGAAACAGGCTTATGATGAATTGAATGATGAATTCGAACTCATCAACACATTGCTGAGTATGCGCACTGAGGCGAAGTTAACTCAACAGCAAGTTGCAGATCGAATGGGAACTAAAGAAAGTAACATTTCCCGACTGGAGAAAGGAAAAAGTAACCCAACTTTAAGCACACTGGTAAATTATGCAAAAGCCTGTGGTTTCCAGCTCGATTTCAGCTATCGACGCAATAGTTAA
- a CDS encoding VirK/YbjX family protein: MNQLQQPASSGVKLFADLIRKRVMPGIYWHSSGYRTKFALRGMLTPVSTLTLLNSLAKTPLYLDILNKQPSLPCKLHRPYLSINFKRKQIVCALREHYQLLFKQLDLSIINRILDKNAYLLATLLGKNESFRVYIDSLDNLNKEGELSIYITTAENVILAKCAFTLLTVEGKQTLFIGVLQGPAKSDDSLEVIRHATKECYGLFPKRLLIEAICRFAGHVGCEQIMAVSNETHIYRSIRYWHKKKNQMVADYNAFWESLSGIRKENNDFHLPSIIERKSLDDIPSKKRAEYRRRYQLLDELENSIKVSLTA; this comes from the coding sequence ATGAATCAATTACAACAACCTGCTTCCTCAGGCGTGAAGCTCTTTGCCGATCTTATCAGAAAGCGTGTTATGCCCGGAATATACTGGCACTCTTCCGGTTACCGTACTAAGTTTGCGCTTCGCGGTATGCTGACGCCGGTTTCTACATTAACACTCCTGAACAGTCTTGCGAAGACACCGCTCTACCTGGATATTTTAAATAAGCAACCCAGCCTGCCTTGTAAATTACATCGCCCATACTTGAGCATTAATTTTAAACGCAAGCAAATTGTTTGTGCGTTGAGAGAACACTATCAATTATTATTCAAGCAATTAGATCTCTCCATTATTAATAGAATACTGGATAAAAATGCGTATTTACTGGCAACCCTCCTGGGTAAAAATGAATCATTCAGAGTTTATATTGATTCATTGGATAATCTAAATAAAGAAGGTGAGCTGTCTATATATATCACTACGGCAGAAAATGTTATTTTGGCTAAGTGTGCATTCACTTTATTAACTGTGGAAGGTAAGCAAACTTTATTTATCGGCGTATTGCAAGGGCCTGCTAAAAGCGATGACTCTCTGGAAGTGATCCGCCATGCAACCAAAGAGTGCTACGGGCTATTTCCAAAGCGTCTGTTAATTGAGGCTATTTGCCGTTTTGCCGGACATGTAGGTTGTGAACAAATCATGGCAGTGAGTAACGAAACGCATATTTATCGCAGTATCCGCTATTGGCATAAGAAAAAAAATCAAATGGTGGCTGATTATAATGCTTTCTGGGAATCCCTGAGTGGGATCAGAAAGGAAAATAACGATTTCCATTTGCCATCAATCATAGAAAGAAAATCACTGGATGATATCCCCAGCAAGAAACGCGCCGAGTATCGCCGCCGTTATCAATTACTGGATGAATTAGAGAACAGTATCAAGGTATCCCTGACTGCCTGA
- the tnpA gene encoding IS200/IS605 family transposase, whose product MNAHNKELFQDYLRKRHSVSKLVVHLVFTTKYRRKIFTGVMIEQLKEAFESACVKLECQLIEMDGEQDHVHLLISYPPKLSISVIVNNLKAVSSRMLRLQNTHLTRQSQSSALWSRSYFACTAGGATIETLKAYVESQATPD is encoded by the coding sequence GTGAACGCGCACAATAAAGAACTGTTTCAAGACTACCTCAGAAAAAGGCATAGTGTGAGCAAACTAGTTGTACATCTGGTGTTCACAACGAAATATCGAAGAAAGATTTTTACGGGTGTAATGATTGAGCAGTTGAAAGAGGCGTTTGAATCTGCTTGCGTAAAATTGGAGTGTCAGCTTATTGAAATGGACGGCGAACAAGATCATGTTCATTTGCTGATCTCATATCCACCCAAACTTTCAATCAGCGTAATAGTTAATAATTTGAAAGCTGTTTCATCTCGCATGTTGCGACTACAAAACACACACCTTACAAGACAGAGTCAAAGCTCCGCCTTGTGGTCACGTTCATACTTCGCTTGCACTGCTGGCGGTGCAACAATTGAAACGTTAAAGGCTTATGTGGAGAGTCAGGCGACCCCAGATTAA
- a CDS encoding primase-like DNA-binding domain-containing protein codes for MSQRSLQPKNPMESRPIDVIRTVKQSAMNHWQSLLTACGVDVPAKGKHGACPICGGTDRFHFIDDNHHGDWHCRQCDQPNHGDGLDLVARAKGITILTAAKQVADVLAMPFPEPKPVKEQPRTVKPIAERIAELVAKSIRGESPYLAKKGLQCPNQRLLQNSLLLVTQTLDGTITGAQTIKPNGEKRLVSGTQKKGSFILASEIIGTPDTIIITEGYATALTVSQLHHDGTVLAAIDESNLLNVAELVRTQWPESKIILAADNDWHKQGEKDKSGKLKKNVGKIAADKAAKAINGWVTLPPTEHKADWDDYRQHHGIEAAKQAFSNGLYQVGEKKLMEAEAVVIHETKPKKATNNLAQMAASQRGALLVEHYKKIAVHAESEAVYHYNGTTWETVSDNELRRAMVAIFDQHDTPYSPNGINNAISAMKLQIPVIGEQRSDLIGFSNGVYALSTQQFTPHQPEHWLMNHNGIEFTQPAIGENLSDHAPDFYRWLSHAAGQNENKMNRIKAALFMILANRYDWQLFIEVTGEGGSGKSVFTYIATLLAGEHNTASGNMRALDEARGRYQFVGKSLITLPDQVKYVGEGAGIKAITGGDLIEVDGKYEKQFSTIIKAVVLATNNEPMSFTERNGGIARRRVIFPFNIPVKESEKDPQLPEKISRELPVIIRHLLTEFADQNKAKKLLQAQRDSSEALTVKCGSDPLYRFCGYLVSGEDTAGMKMGNKNISPRAPRMYLYHAYLSFMEAYGFERPLTLTKFGESMPKIMQEHRKDYQKVRTKKGYSYHVELSEDAEEWLPSVPERRDD; via the coding sequence ATGAGTCAACGCTCCTTACAGCCTAAAAACCCTATGGAAAGCCGCCCGATAGACGTTATTCGAACTGTGAAACAATCCGCCATGAATCACTGGCAAAGCTTGTTAACCGCCTGTGGCGTTGATGTTCCGGCAAAGGGGAAGCATGGCGCTTGCCCGATATGCGGAGGCACTGACCGTTTTCACTTTATAGATGATAACCATCATGGCGACTGGCATTGTCGCCAGTGCGATCAGCCCAATCACGGGGATGGTCTGGATTTAGTGGCAAGAGCTAAAGGTATCACTATTCTGACCGCCGCTAAGCAGGTTGCTGATGTATTGGCAATGCCATTCCCTGAACCCAAACCAGTTAAAGAGCAGCCCCGAACAGTGAAACCCATTGCAGAACGAATCGCGGAGCTGGTGGCAAAATCGATAAGGGGAGAATCTCCGTATTTGGCGAAAAAGGGGCTGCAATGCCCCAATCAGCGGCTATTACAGAATTCTCTATTGCTGGTAACTCAGACACTGGACGGCACTATCACGGGCGCTCAGACCATCAAACCGAATGGTGAAAAGCGCCTTGTCTCCGGTACACAGAAGAAAGGAAGCTTTATTCTGGCATCTGAAATTATCGGAACGCCGGACACCATCATCATTACCGAAGGCTACGCGACCGCGTTGACTGTCAGCCAGTTACATCATGATGGCACGGTACTGGCTGCCATTGATGAAAGCAATTTACTGAATGTTGCCGAATTGGTCAGAACTCAGTGGCCTGAATCGAAAATTATCCTTGCGGCTGATAATGACTGGCATAAGCAAGGGGAAAAGGACAAAAGCGGAAAACTGAAAAAGAACGTGGGCAAAATTGCAGCTGATAAAGCCGCTAAAGCTATTAATGGATGGGTAACACTGCCACCGACAGAACACAAGGCCGATTGGGACGATTATCGCCAGCATCACGGCATAGAGGCAGCAAAACAGGCATTCAGCAACGGATTATATCAGGTTGGGGAGAAAAAACTCATGGAAGCAGAAGCGGTAGTGATCCACGAAACGAAGCCCAAAAAGGCCACTAATAATCTGGCGCAAATGGCAGCCAGTCAACGCGGGGCATTATTGGTTGAACATTACAAAAAAATCGCGGTACATGCTGAAAGCGAAGCCGTTTATCACTATAACGGCACAACATGGGAAACCGTGTCGGATAATGAGCTGCGTCGCGCAATGGTGGCAATCTTTGACCAGCACGACACCCCGTACAGCCCAAACGGGATCAATAACGCTATCAGTGCCATGAAATTACAAATTCCGGTCATTGGCGAACAACGGTCGGATTTAATCGGGTTCAGCAATGGCGTGTATGCATTATCGACACAACAATTTACCCCACACCAGCCTGAACATTGGCTCATGAACCATAATGGCATTGAGTTTACCCAGCCCGCTATCGGTGAAAACTTGTCAGATCATGCTCCTGACTTTTACCGCTGGTTATCCCATGCGGCGGGGCAGAATGAAAACAAAATGAATCGTATCAAAGCTGCCCTGTTTATGATTCTGGCAAACCGTTATGACTGGCAGCTATTTATTGAAGTCACCGGCGAAGGCGGCAGCGGTAAAAGTGTGTTTACGTATATCGCTACCCTACTGGCGGGAGAGCACAATACCGCCAGTGGCAATATGAGAGCGCTGGATGAAGCGAGAGGCCGTTATCAGTTTGTCGGCAAGAGCTTAATTACGCTGCCCGATCAGGTTAAATATGTCGGTGAAGGCGCAGGTATTAAGGCCATTACAGGCGGCGACCTAATTGAAGTTGACGGAAAATACGAGAAGCAATTTTCTACCATCATCAAAGCCGTGGTATTAGCCACCAATAACGAACCCATGAGCTTTACCGAACGTAATGGCGGCATTGCACGGCGGCGGGTGATATTCCCGTTTAATATTCCGGTTAAAGAATCTGAGAAAGACCCACAGTTGCCGGAGAAAATCAGCCGGGAACTGCCGGTGATTATTCGCCATTTATTAACAGAATTTGCCGACCAGAATAAAGCTAAGAAACTGCTACAGGCACAACGCGATTCCAGCGAAGCATTAACGGTGAAATGTGGCTCTGATCCTCTCTATCGTTTCTGTGGTTATTTGGTGTCTGGGGAGGATACCGCCGGAATGAAAATGGGGAATAAAAATATCAGCCCACGCGCACCACGAATGTATCTGTATCACGCTTACCTGTCCTTTATGGAGGCTTACGGTTTTGAACGCCCGTTAACACTGACAAAATTTGGCGAGTCGATGCCGAAGATTATGCAGGAACATCGGAAGGATTATCAGAAAGTGAGAACTAAGAAAGGCTATTCTTATCATGTTGAGTTGTCGGAAGACGCGGAAGAATGGCTACCGTCAGTACCTGAACGTCGAGACGATTAA
- a CDS encoding DUF6687 family protein: MINSLPLHDGDNLVQVDDDVAARLDGVELRLLANRVISLHNNQFLDLQNIIAGGGTITRNGNPYDLRRQNLVVQYYNFGCHGEIELREPVADNTRFAVFTPKVTEANSSSSIQEVRLSPSSRLAFLPFEETRHLPNIAADAIHNTATQLTLSHWPANRTPERYKANLSTESVMRFLSDKPEYPADARYVTTDHFDLDGLASVYSLLTPEHALNHKQLLIDIGQFDDFARGHNPKARRLTFALNTIAAQTPLAERVSPYDSLHVATLFSGLLPAMRDLLDAPVIRDELWCDAEQNHMQTEALLDSPKVTIEQYPDIDLAVFRLPASDVPYSPVPQRYFGLSPISFHNRTPLSTIALVTQDDIVVHQRYEGWVELQSAVPRPRRDLSILARALQSAETKGCLWYYDGVQYIMPLFERNGTQPTSLPIETILHELKHFLAIAPAAWLSSVYVGP; the protein is encoded by the coding sequence ATGATAAATTCCCTTCCTCTTCACGACGGCGATAACTTGGTACAGGTTGATGATGACGTTGCCGCCAGACTCGATGGCGTTGAATTACGGCTTCTTGCAAATCGCGTTATCTCGCTTCATAACAATCAATTCCTCGATCTTCAAAACATCATTGCGGGAGGAGGCACCATTACACGAAACGGCAATCCATACGATTTACGACGCCAAAATCTTGTCGTGCAATATTACAATTTCGGTTGTCATGGTGAAATTGAATTACGCGAGCCTGTTGCTGACAATACCCGCTTTGCCGTGTTCACACCGAAAGTGACAGAGGCAAATTCATCATCATCTATTCAGGAAGTAAGGTTATCTCCCAGCTCTCGTCTCGCGTTCTTGCCATTCGAAGAGACGCGCCATTTACCGAATATCGCCGCCGATGCGATCCACAATACCGCCACGCAACTGACACTATCGCACTGGCCAGCGAACCGGACTCCTGAACGCTACAAAGCGAACCTGTCAACTGAGAGCGTAATGCGCTTTTTGTCTGACAAGCCAGAATATCCGGCTGATGCGCGATACGTGACGACCGACCATTTTGATTTGGATGGGCTGGCATCTGTCTATTCACTGCTCACACCTGAGCACGCCCTGAACCATAAACAACTTCTCATCGACATCGGACAATTCGACGATTTTGCCCGTGGTCATAACCCGAAGGCGCGCCGGCTCACATTTGCACTGAATACAATCGCGGCACAAACGCCTCTTGCTGAAAGAGTATCACCATACGACAGTTTACACGTTGCGACACTTTTCTCCGGATTGTTGCCTGCAATGCGTGACTTACTGGATGCGCCAGTGATCCGTGATGAACTTTGGTGTGATGCTGAACAAAATCATATGCAAACGGAAGCGTTACTCGATAGTCCGAAAGTGACCATTGAACAATATCCTGATATCGATCTCGCAGTATTCCGCCTGCCAGCGTCTGATGTGCCATATTCGCCTGTACCACAACGTTATTTCGGACTCTCGCCTATTTCCTTCCACAATCGCACGCCATTATCGACAATAGCACTGGTCACGCAGGATGATATCGTTGTCCATCAGCGCTATGAAGGATGGGTTGAGTTACAATCTGCTGTCCCGCGGCCACGTCGTGATCTATCGATTTTAGCGCGAGCGTTGCAGTCAGCCGAAACGAAAGGTTGCCTCTGGTACTATGACGGAGTGCAATACATTATGCCACTCTTTGAGCGCAACGGTACGCAGCCGACCAGCTTGCCGATCGAAACTATCTTGCACGAGCTGAAACACTTCCTTGCGATCGCACCAGCGGCTTGGTTATCAAGTGTATACGTTGGGCCTTAA
- a CDS encoding GNAT family N-acetyltransferase, whose protein sequence is MKKITDWITLTGRNVTLAPLSHDRHDEFVNAIEDGQLHQLWYTRVPDPANVHEEIKRRLALHVKGTMLPFAVIDNATGAAVGMTTYMNIDENLPRLEIGSTWYARSVQRTAINTETKFLLLQYAFETLGCVAVEFRTHFLNHQSRRAIERLGAKLDGILRSHMRAKDGSLRDTCVYSILLNEWPAIKTHLEWLMAKPR, encoded by the coding sequence ATGAAAAAAATAACTGATTGGATTACGTTGACGGGGAGAAATGTCACTTTAGCTCCCTTATCTCACGATAGACATGATGAATTTGTGAATGCGATTGAAGATGGGCAATTACATCAATTGTGGTATACCCGTGTTCCTGATCCCGCCAATGTTCATGAGGAAATTAAGCGTCGTTTAGCCCTGCATGTGAAAGGAACGATGTTGCCTTTTGCAGTCATCGATAATGCAACCGGTGCTGCTGTTGGAATGACAACGTATATGAATATTGATGAGAATCTTCCCAGATTGGAAATTGGTTCGACATGGTATGCACGTTCTGTTCAACGTACTGCCATCAATACAGAAACAAAATTCCTCTTGTTGCAATATGCCTTTGAGACGCTGGGTTGTGTGGCGGTGGAGTTCCGCACCCATTTCCTAAATCATCAGAGTCGCAGGGCGATTGAGCGGTTAGGCGCAAAGCTGGATGGGATCTTGCGCAGTCACATGCGGGCTAAAGACGGTTCATTACGGGATACCTGTGTCTATAGCATTCTGCTCAATGAGTGGCCCGCCATTAAAACCCATCTTGAATGGCTAATGGCGAAACCGCGTTAA
- a CDS encoding integrase family protein has product METFKFTKAKLESLPPAERGQIEYGDTLVNGLRIRIGTSGVKSFCISRKRNGKFIRATLGRFPDLSIDNARAKALEVLGEVATTGQNPNITKRIHEKATVTLSDALDTYISNRGHRLKLATANQYCSILKNFSGDWMPQPLASISRERVELRHKAITEGTVWFGADKVTLRAGVGTGSNAQADLWARSLRAIYRFAHDHYRDEEERVLLPDPPTAVLSTKRKWHGTVRKTERIRTHELVRWLGAVAAVREKAENERDDVAVAVCDAVEMAMFTGLRKSEIFNLTWDRVNMGGRYFWIETTKNGDPLELPITDTLRNLFRRRLVMKQGEQDFVFPGLRGVIKECRHIIERISAATVPEPNLDMLQPIPFKWHDARRTFGTIAELVGVGNYILKRLMNHRTLRSADVTQGYLHFGADELQEPAKRIEQAILEHAGMVENTKALDQRIISMLSGMKDEDKRRILFQLSEQED; this is encoded by the coding sequence GTGGAAACTTTCAAATTTACGAAAGCTAAACTAGAGAGCTTACCACCCGCAGAGCGTGGGCAAATTGAATATGGGGATACATTAGTAAATGGACTACGTATTCGTATCGGTACGAGCGGAGTTAAGAGCTTTTGTATTTCCAGAAAGAGAAACGGAAAGTTTATCCGCGCGACATTAGGTCGATTTCCTGATCTCTCCATTGATAACGCAAGAGCAAAAGCGCTTGAGGTTCTTGGTGAGGTAGCGACCACAGGCCAGAACCCAAACATAACTAAGCGTATCCATGAAAAAGCAACCGTGACGTTATCGGATGCTTTAGATACCTATATCTCTAACAGAGGGCACAGATTAAAGCTCGCTACTGCCAATCAGTACTGTTCCATACTAAAGAATTTTTCCGGTGATTGGATGCCACAACCGCTAGCATCCATAAGCAGGGAACGTGTCGAACTCAGGCATAAAGCAATCACAGAGGGTACTGTCTGGTTTGGTGCTGATAAAGTAACGTTACGTGCGGGTGTTGGAACTGGTAGTAACGCACAGGCCGATTTATGGGCGAGGTCATTAAGGGCTATTTATCGTTTTGCGCATGACCATTACCGAGATGAAGAAGAAAGGGTTTTACTTCCTGATCCACCTACCGCAGTGTTGAGCACAAAGCGTAAATGGCATGGCACGGTAAGAAAAACGGAGCGTATTCGAACACATGAACTTGTACGCTGGTTAGGTGCGGTAGCTGCTGTTCGGGAGAAAGCCGAAAATGAAAGGGATGATGTCGCAGTTGCTGTATGTGATGCGGTTGAAATGGCGATGTTTACTGGATTACGTAAGTCAGAGATTTTTAACCTTACTTGGGATCGTGTGAATATGGGAGGCCGTTATTTCTGGATAGAAACAACCAAAAATGGCGATCCGCTCGAACTTCCCATTACAGATACCTTGAGGAACTTGTTTCGTCGGCGTTTAGTGATGAAGCAAGGAGAACAGGATTTCGTTTTTCCTGGCCTGAGAGGTGTTATCAAAGAATGTCGCCATATTATTGAGCGAATCAGTGCGGCTACCGTTCCTGAACCAAATTTGGATATGCTCCAACCGATACCCTTCAAATGGCACGATGCCCGCCGCACGTTCGGTACAATCGCTGAATTGGTGGGAGTCGGTAACTATATTTTGAAGCGCCTGATGAATCACAGAACATTACGTAGTGCTGATGTTACTCAGGGGTATTTACATTTTGGTGCTGATGAATTGCAAGAACCTGCTAAAAGAATAGAACAAGCCATACTGGAACATGCAGGCATGGTAGAAAATACAAAGGCATTAGATCAACGAATTATTTCTATGCTGTCTGGAATGAAAGATGAGGATAAGAGAAGAATTCTTTTTCAATTATCAGAGCAGGAAGACTAA
- a CDS encoding type II toxin-antitoxin system RelE/ParE family toxin: protein MLTLDLHRLNLMGNGLFELRAKAQEGIGRGLFCYLDGSNIYILHAFVKKSQKTPKKDLDLAKSRMKEVKK from the coding sequence GTGCTAACCTTGGATCTCCACAGACTGAACCTTATGGGTAATGGTTTGTTTGAGCTACGAGCAAAAGCGCAGGAAGGAATTGGTCGAGGCTTATTCTGTTACCTTGATGGCTCGAATATCTACATTCTCCATGCTTTTGTTAAGAAGAGCCAAAAAACACCTAAGAAAGATTTAGACTTAGCCAAAAGCCGCATGAAAGAGGTGAAAAAATGA
- a CDS encoding helix-turn-helix domain-containing protein: protein MVVKVSIHPSATILEKFTRAEAAIYLGITSQTLANWACTGKEKIPYHKIGRKVIYLKSDLDGYLASARRVQTA from the coding sequence ATGGTGGTAAAAGTGAGCATACATCCTTCCGCAACGATCTTAGAAAAATTCACCAGAGCAGAAGCAGCAATTTATCTTGGTATTACCTCACAAACGCTTGCTAATTGGGCGTGTACAGGAAAAGAAAAAATTCCGTATCATAAGATAGGCCGTAAAGTTATTTATTTAAAATCAGATCTTGATGGTTATTTGGCATCTGCTCGCCGCGTACAGACAGCTTAA
- the dinQ gene encoding damage-inducible type I toxin DinQ, which translates to MLLNRSKRVRAFIDTAIIVLKALVAFLELIRTFLK; encoded by the coding sequence GTGCTCCTTAACAGGAGTAAACGGGTGAGAGCATTTATTGATACTGCAATTATCGTTCTCAAGGCGTTAGTCGCATTTTTAGAACTGATCCGTACATTTCTGAAGTAA